The Weissella confusa genome segment ATCGCACGATGTTAACCATAAGGATTCTGGTAACGCTATCCACCAAACGCACGCTGTACAGAGTTCGATGATGTAAAGCCGATTCAGTTAGTATCACGCACGTTAGGTAACAACCGGCACTTGGTGATCCTCAGCCGGCAGGCCTTAATCAATTGATTTCATCAAAAAAACCATTGAAAAACCAAAACAAATCAGCCACTTTGAGCGCTTGTCATGCTCCGGAGATATAGTTGTCCCCTGTGATTGAGAAATAAGTTAAAAAATAACTTACTTCTGTTAGGACAACTGCTTGAATAGCCACTTCTCACGAAGCCACGACCATCGAAACTCATCTCGTTGATTCAGTACCTTACTACCACAGCTCTGACATTCCTCTGTGTTGCCGTTTCCGACTGGTTGTACTGCCTTACATGCCTCTGCCGTCAAATGCCCTTAGAGAGCCTCTGACAGCCTTTTAGCCACCCTGTCTGTTACCGGTAAGTAACTTCTGTTTTCACCGTATCCTTGTCGGACTTAGGCTTTGCCATTTGGCTTGGACGTATCAAAGACCGCTTCACGCCCCACACCCCTTAGTGATGGAGATTACACCACGCTTGGGCACCTTTTTGAATCATCGGGGTTGGTGTTCCCCGCCATTTCTGGATAACCTGATAACGGTAGTCTGCACCGTTGCCGGATGATTCCATAAGTACAAAAAAGGATTCCATACGTTACGTGCCTTTCAATCAACACGCTTGTACGGAATCCTCTTGGTAAGTCCTGACTTTTTATGTCCTGTTTGTGGAGCTTACCTGTTGATTCAACCTATGATTATTGGTATACTGAGTATACGAAATCAGGGAGTTAAAAACGTGTCAAATGAGTCGTGTCATCTGGCACAGCTTGTAAGTGGAATTGGCGTTCCTCTTACTCGCCTTTCTGATATTTAATTGATGTGTTAATCATATCAATTAAGCGGTTTCAAGTCAAGATTGCCTCGTGCTATCAAGGTTTGGGACAGTAAACAGTAATTACTACTCCCATAGTAAGACTGAATATATTTAAGTCGGTTATGTGTCCTCCAAAGACGATAACTGGCTTTTTTATTGCTCTGAAATGCACTGAGAGGTCAAAGTTGCACCGCTTAGTGGGTAATCCATCACAGAAGGCTCTTATATGACGCCGTAATAGTACAAAAAAAAGACCCTATGGTTAACCGGATTATTTCCATCCCGCCATAGGGTCTTTTTATTTATTCTGCAAAACTAGCTTGCAACCAAACTGGTTCCTGGTCAATTTTGGGGTTCAGTTCACCTGGTTATAAATCAGGTCGGCCTGTTTTATTTCTTTAAGATATCTGCGACACGTTTTTGTAGTGCGGGCACGACGTCCGTTTCAAACCACGGATTCTTGGCAAGCCAGATGTTGTTGAGTGGTGATGGGTGCGCCAACGGCAAATACCGTGGCCCAAAATCCGCGAATCGATGTACCACACTGGTTAACGATTCACTCGCTTTGATTGGCAAATAATGCTGTTGCGCATATTTTCCGACTAGCAAAATCAATTCGATATCCGGCATCGTATCAAGTAGTCGTTGGTGCCATTCACCCGCCACAAATTTGCGTGGTGGTAAATCACCCCTCTTCCCCTTGCCTGGAAAATAGAAATCCATCGGTAGCACACCAATTAAGCCAGAGTCATAGAAGGTTGTCCGGTCGATACTCATCCACTCGCGTAATCGATCACCACTTTTATCATTGAACAAAATCCCGGTTTGCTCAACAACTGCGCCCGGTGCTTGGCCAATAATCAATATTTTCACGGTTGGTGCAATCATATAAATCGGCTCAAGTCCTTGCGATGTAAATGACGCATTACGTGAATCAGCCATTATTTCCTGTTTTAAATCCACAACCATTACCTCCAAAAAAATCGGTACTACATCAATTATAGTACCGATTCATATTAACCCTGCTCTTATGCTAGATTTACGGACAGATTTTCTTCTGCCTTGTAAATTAATAGCATAGGAGCATTTTTTAATTAGTATTGGGTAAAGATAGGTAAAGATAGGAAAACAAAGGCAATAATAGCCGGTTACATTTATTTAAAAAAGACTTGATAAGAATGGTTTACAATAGTAAACTTA includes the following:
- a CDS encoding uracil-DNA glycosylase family protein, with the protein product MVVDLKQEIMADSRNASFTSQGLEPIYMIAPTVKILIIGQAPGAVVEQTGILFNDKSGDRLREWMSIDRTTFYDSGLIGVLPMDFYFPGKGKRGDLPPRKFVAGEWHQRLLDTMPDIELILLVGKYAQQHYLPIKASESLTSVVHRFADFGPRYLPLAHPSPLNNIWLAKNPWFETDVVPALQKRVADILKK